The DNA window ATTGACAGACAAGGTTGAACTCTTGCTGAGGGAAATGTAAATGTGCCCAATTTTGCCGTTCACCTTGCtaagtgatgatgatgatgaagggtTAATAAAGGACActggcttttctgttttttcccccacccccttaagCACCACAAACATAATACCCAAGAAATTGCATAAGAACCCTGGTATAAAGTAGAAACCATTCAGCAGCTGATAAAAAAGCAAGTTCATTTACAGTAGtgacatattttacattattataatattcttcaaataaattaaattaaatatacactTTCCAGGTAGGAAATCAAAAATGACTTAGCTGGTACACTTTTCCGACATTCACTCCTCACTAAACACAAGAACCTTTCAGAAAcaaccaaaatggctgcctggtTGTTTTTCCATGTCCCCGGACTAGCAAAAGCACGGcacaaaaagccttttttattGAAGAATGAAAAGATTTTCCTCAAGAAGCCATTTCCTTTAGctggaagaaataaataagaatattttttaacgAGTACCATGTTAATTATTCAATTTAGCCAAAAATGTCCACAAACAGCTTAAGAAGATAGAAGAATACCACTTAATCTTCACCACAGTAGTTCTATAATGGTGAAGATGAAGTGTATGGCAACACTTCACTGAGCAAAGGAGGCTAATAAAGGAAAGAATTTTAATGTCCTGTGTAATTGACAAATCTGCATCTACAGTACTCACCCTGGATTTTTGTAACATTGACGGATGGTCTAGTCAAAGGCCATTTCTTGGCTTTTCCGTACACAGCGAGCCACCTTCCTCTTGAACTCCCCGTTGGGATCCTCCCTCCACTCTTTCTGCATAAAGGAAGTACAACCATTAGCTTATTAATCTCGGCTCCATAAGCTAAATCTCCAATAAAGCATAGTTATGAGCCGGTGAGGTTATTAACTTATTAATCAAATGCTACTGCATGACAGCATCGATATGGCCTGACTTCCTATGGTCAGCAGAGTAAAGATGCTAAAGACCTAGCTGTATTCTGGTGCATTACAgcaataaagaatatttaaaaccaTGACTCAGCAAATAAGGTGACTAAAACCACTTAAAAAGtgcccctgcccctgagccATTAGCACAAGCTCCCATTTACCACAAGTACAAGTATATACTACCCTGTGCACttaataaatgtacataaaagGGGATAAACCAAGACAACTGAGattcatttaaacacacacacacacacttcctgtagCTTGGACCGAAATTGTTTAAGACAGCATCACTGGTAATTAATCAAAGTGGGATGTAGTGTGAAAGTTATGCCCAAGCAGTGGCATTAGCATGGGGGCCGGCCGTCTTACCGCAGCATCCACGTTAGCTGGCGAGTCACTGTTGGGGTCGGCCAGCATAGAGATTACACTGATCATGATGGTCTCCACTGTGTGGATGGGTAGCCACCGCTCCTCTGGTTTTTCATAACCAAACTTGTCCTCTCCCGGCTCATGCAGAATAGAGATGCAAACGTCGCCGTTCTTCGCCACTATGGAAGCAGATCAGCAAAGAGTCTTGCAtcaacagctggagcagctgagcCATAGGAAGCCATATTAGACAGCAGGCACCACTTTCATCTGTGCCCCACAAGCTAAAATGGTTTCTTGAGGGCTACTCTGGGAGCTAGCGTTACCTTCAGGATGCAGGTTTGATGAGGGGCTCAGCTGTTTCTTCAATCTATATTCATTTAATACATTATTCACTGATGCCACAGTTGCAGCTTGAGAAACATTCAGGCTGAAACCAGTATGATACAAAAACAAGTAGTCATCTTACCATTGGGATGCCAGATTTCAGTGATAAACTTCATCTTTGGAGGCCTCAGTGGATAATCATATGGAAAGGTCAGGTAGGCCTTAAAAAATCCCCCTTCACTaaaaagggaaggaaaaagtgattaacaaaaaattatttc is part of the Anguilla anguilla isolate fAngAng1 chromosome 10, fAngAng1.pri, whole genome shotgun sequence genome and encodes:
- the ube2g1b gene encoding ubiquitin-conjugating enzyme E2G 1b, coding for MTEQSALLLRKQLAELNKNPVEGFSAGLIDDDDIYKWEVVIIGPQDTLFEGGFFKAYLTFPYDYPLRPPKMKFITEIWHPNVAKNGDVCISILHEPGEDKFGYEKPEERWLPIHTVETIMISVISMLADPNSDSPANVDAAKEWREDPNGEFKRKVARCVRKSQEMAFD